A window from Salvia miltiorrhiza cultivar Shanhuang (shh) chromosome 2, IMPLAD_Smil_shh, whole genome shotgun sequence encodes these proteins:
- the LOC131011479 gene encoding heterogeneous nuclear ribonucleoprotein 1-like isoform X1, with translation METDQGKLFIGGISWDTNEDRLKEYFGAYGNVVEAVIMKDRTTGRARGFGFVVFADPAVAERVVKEKHMIDGRTVEAKKAVPRDDQHLINRNSSSIQGSPGPGRTKKIFVGGLASTVTESDFKNYFDQFGTITDVVVMYDHNTQRPRGFGFITYDSEEAVDRVLHKTFHELNGKMVEVKRAVPKELSPGPNRSPLVGYNYGFSRGNNFLNSYPQGYNLGSIGGYSVRMDGRYSPLASARAGFSPFGSPAYGVGVNMEQGLNAGFGGGSNFSGNVGYGRVLNPYFGSSQSRYSTPIGYNPSSSRGDSFLNSSPRNVWGNGGLNASANNASSGSYFGSGSGGGFGVFRNNGTNWGTNPIAASLGGSSSGFSGGNVGYRGGENSYALGAGGFGRNTGTGVATSSTFSVSSGGYEGSYGDFYRGSSVYGDPTWQTTSSELDHSGSFGYALGNSEDVANKDSEDYGVAYDIPNRQSNRGIACFIIAFEVANIFFFEKQKPRAIFVGFSTGKLTCLIVRNVPFMLLQDSSHIVPKHNTKKLLFS, from the exons ATGGAGACTGACCAAGGCAAACTCTTTATTGGTGGGATTTCCTGGGATACTAATGAGGATCGTCTTAAAGAGTATTTTGGAGCATATGGGAATGTGGTGGAGGCTGTGATCATGAAAGATCGAACCACAGGACGTGCTCGTGGATTCGGCTTTGTCGTCTTTGCTGACCCTGCAGTTGCTGAAAGGGTGGTTAAGGAGAAACACATGATTGATGGTCGAACT GTGGAAGCAAAGAAGGCAGTACCGAGGGATGACCAGCACTTGATAAATAGAAACAGCAGCAGCATTCAGGGATCACCAGGACCTGGACGCACTAAAAAGATTTTTGTAGGAGGATTAGCATCTACTGTGACCGAGAGTGACTTTAAAAATTACTTCGATCAGTTTGGTACCATAACAGATGTCGTAGTCATGTATGACCACAACACTCAGAGACCAAGAGGTTTTGGGTTTATAACATATGATTCAGAGGAAGCAGTGGATAGGGTGTTGCACAAAACCTTCCATGAACTCAATGGAAAGATGGTTGAGGTAAAGCGAGCGGTTCCGAAAGAATTGTCTCCTGGGCCCAACAGGAGCCCACTAGTTGGTTACAACTACGGTTTTAGTAGAGGGAACAACTTCCTCAATAGCTACCCACAAGGATATAATCTAGGCTCAATTGGAGGCTATAGTGTCAGGATGGATGGAAGATATAGTCCTCTGGCTAGTGCACGTGCTGGATTTTCTCCTTTTGGTTCTCCAGCATATGGTGTGGGAGTGAATATGGAGCAAGGTTTGAATGCTGGGTTTGGTGGAGGTTCTAACTTTAGCGGCAATGTAGGTTATGGCCGTGTCTTGAACCCATATTTTGGCAGTAGCCAGAGCAGGTACAGTACTCCTATAGGTTACAACCCAAGTAGCAGCCGTGGTGACTCTTTCCTCAACTCATCACCCAGAAATGTTTGGGGAAATGGTGGCCTTAATGCTTCAGCAAATAATGCTAGCTCTGGTTCATACTTCGGTTCTGGAAGTGGTGGTGGTTTTGGAGTCTTTAGAAACAATGGAACAAATTGGGGCACTAATCCTATTGCTGCCTCACTTGGGGGAAGTTCTTCCGGCTTCAGTGGGGGTAATGTTGGTTATAGAGGTGGAGAAAATAGCTATGCTCTTGGAGCAGGAGGGTTTGGAAGGAATACAGGAACTGGTGTAGCCACTTCTTCTACATTTTCTGTCTCAAGTGGTGGCTATGAGGGATCCTATGGGGATTTTTACCGTGGTAGCTCTGTTTATGGTGATCCTACTTGGCAAACTACATCTTCTGAGCTGGATCATTCTGGATCATTTGGTTATGCTCTTGGGAATTCTGAAgatgtggctaacaaagattCTGAGGATTATGGAGTGGCCTATGACATTCCAAATAGACAATCCAATAGAGGTATTGCATGTTTCATCATTGCATTTGAAGttgcaaatattttttttttcgagaagCAAAAACCGAGAGCTATTTTTGTAGGTTTTTCCACAGGAAAGCTGACATGCTTGATTGTGAGGAATGTCCCCTTCATGCTTCTTCAAGATTCTAGTCACATAGTCCCAAAACATAACACTAAGAAGTTGTTGTTTAGCTAA
- the LOC131011479 gene encoding heterogeneous nuclear ribonucleoprotein 1-like isoform X3, with product MTYEIHFTRSTLSSCLVYSFSFVIQVEAKKAVPRDDQHLINRNSSSIQGSPGPGRTKKIFVGGLASTVTESDFKNYFDQFGTITDVVVMYDHNTQRPRGFGFITYDSEEAVDRVLHKTFHELNGKMVEVKRAVPKELSPGPNRSPLVGYNYGFSRGNNFLNSYPQGYNLGSIGGYSVRMDGRYSPLASARAGFSPFGSPAYGVGVNMEQGLNAGFGGGSNFSGNVGYGRVLNPYFGSSQSRYSTPIGYNPSSSRGDSFLNSSPRNVWGNGGLNASANNASSGSYFGSGSGGGFGVFRNNGTNWGTNPIAASLGGSSSGFSGGNVGYRGGENSYALGAGGFGRNTGTGVATSSTFSVSSGGYEGSYGDFYRGSSVYGDPTWQTTSSELDHSGSFGYALGNSEDVANKDSEDYGVAYDIPNRQSNRGVSA from the exons ATGACCTATGAAATCCACTTTACTAGGTCTACATTGTCTTCTTGCTTGGTCTATTCATTTTCCTTTGTAATACAGGTGGAAGCAAAGAAGGCAGTACCGAGGGATGACCAGCACTTGATAAATAGAAACAGCAGCAGCATTCAGGGATCACCAGGACCTGGACGCACTAAAAAGATTTTTGTAGGAGGATTAGCATCTACTGTGACCGAGAGTGACTTTAAAAATTACTTCGATCAGTTTGGTACCATAACAGATGTCGTAGTCATGTATGACCACAACACTCAGAGACCAAGAGGTTTTGGGTTTATAACATATGATTCAGAGGAAGCAGTGGATAGGGTGTTGCACAAAACCTTCCATGAACTCAATGGAAAGATGGTTGAGGTAAAGCGAGCGGTTCCGAAAGAATTGTCTCCTGGGCCCAACAGGAGCCCACTAGTTGGTTACAACTACGGTTTTAGTAGAGGGAACAACTTCCTCAATAGCTACCCACAAGGATATAATCTAGGCTCAATTGGAGGCTATAGTGTCAGGATGGATGGAAGATATAGTCCTCTGGCTAGTGCACGTGCTGGATTTTCTCCTTTTGGTTCTCCAGCATATGGTGTGGGAGTGAATATGGAGCAAGGTTTGAATGCTGGGTTTGGTGGAGGTTCTAACTTTAGCGGCAATGTAGGTTATGGCCGTGTCTTGAACCCATATTTTGGCAGTAGCCAGAGCAGGTACAGTACTCCTATAGGTTACAACCCAAGTAGCAGCCGTGGTGACTCTTTCCTCAACTCATCACCCAGAAATGTTTGGGGAAATGGTGGCCTTAATGCTTCAGCAAATAATGCTAGCTCTGGTTCATACTTCGGTTCTGGAAGTGGTGGTGGTTTTGGAGTCTTTAGAAACAATGGAACAAATTGGGGCACTAATCCTATTGCTGCCTCACTTGGGGGAAGTTCTTCCGGCTTCAGTGGGGGTAATGTTGGTTATAGAGGTGGAGAAAATAGCTATGCTCTTGGAGCAGGAGGGTTTGGAAGGAATACAGGAACTGGTGTAGCCACTTCTTCTACATTTTCTGTCTCAAGTGGTGGCTATGAGGGATCCTATGGGGATTTTTACCGTGGTAGCTCTGTTTATGGTGATCCTACTTGGCAAACTACATCTTCTGAGCTGGATCATTCTGGATCATTTGGTTATGCTCTTGGGAATTCTGAAgatgtggctaacaaagattCTGAGGATTATGGAGTGGCCTATGACATTCCAAATAGACAATCCAATAGAG GAGTATCTGCATAG
- the LOC131011479 gene encoding heterogeneous nuclear ribonucleoprotein 1-like isoform X2, protein METDQGKLFIGGISWDTNEDRLKEYFGAYGNVVEAVIMKDRTTGRARGFGFVVFADPAVAERVVKEKHMIDGRTVEAKKAVPRDDQHLINRNSSSIQGSPGPGRTKKIFVGGLASTVTESDFKNYFDQFGTITDVVVMYDHNTQRPRGFGFITYDSEEAVDRVLHKTFHELNGKMVEVKRAVPKELSPGPNRSPLVGYNYGFSRGNNFLNSYPQGYNLGSIGGYSVRMDGRYSPLASARAGFSPFGSPAYGVGVNMEQGLNAGFGGGSNFSGNVGYGRVLNPYFGSSQSRYSTPIGYNPSSSRGDSFLNSSPRNVWGNGGLNASANNASSGSYFGSGSGGGFGVFRNNGTNWGTNPIAASLGGSSSGFSGGNVGYRGGENSYALGAGGFGRNTGTGVATSSTFSVSSGGYEGSYGDFYRGSSVYGDPTWQTTSSELDHSGSFGYALGNSEDVANKDSEDYGVAYDIPNRQSNRGVSA, encoded by the exons ATGGAGACTGACCAAGGCAAACTCTTTATTGGTGGGATTTCCTGGGATACTAATGAGGATCGTCTTAAAGAGTATTTTGGAGCATATGGGAATGTGGTGGAGGCTGTGATCATGAAAGATCGAACCACAGGACGTGCTCGTGGATTCGGCTTTGTCGTCTTTGCTGACCCTGCAGTTGCTGAAAGGGTGGTTAAGGAGAAACACATGATTGATGGTCGAACT GTGGAAGCAAAGAAGGCAGTACCGAGGGATGACCAGCACTTGATAAATAGAAACAGCAGCAGCATTCAGGGATCACCAGGACCTGGACGCACTAAAAAGATTTTTGTAGGAGGATTAGCATCTACTGTGACCGAGAGTGACTTTAAAAATTACTTCGATCAGTTTGGTACCATAACAGATGTCGTAGTCATGTATGACCACAACACTCAGAGACCAAGAGGTTTTGGGTTTATAACATATGATTCAGAGGAAGCAGTGGATAGGGTGTTGCACAAAACCTTCCATGAACTCAATGGAAAGATGGTTGAGGTAAAGCGAGCGGTTCCGAAAGAATTGTCTCCTGGGCCCAACAGGAGCCCACTAGTTGGTTACAACTACGGTTTTAGTAGAGGGAACAACTTCCTCAATAGCTACCCACAAGGATATAATCTAGGCTCAATTGGAGGCTATAGTGTCAGGATGGATGGAAGATATAGTCCTCTGGCTAGTGCACGTGCTGGATTTTCTCCTTTTGGTTCTCCAGCATATGGTGTGGGAGTGAATATGGAGCAAGGTTTGAATGCTGGGTTTGGTGGAGGTTCTAACTTTAGCGGCAATGTAGGTTATGGCCGTGTCTTGAACCCATATTTTGGCAGTAGCCAGAGCAGGTACAGTACTCCTATAGGTTACAACCCAAGTAGCAGCCGTGGTGACTCTTTCCTCAACTCATCACCCAGAAATGTTTGGGGAAATGGTGGCCTTAATGCTTCAGCAAATAATGCTAGCTCTGGTTCATACTTCGGTTCTGGAAGTGGTGGTGGTTTTGGAGTCTTTAGAAACAATGGAACAAATTGGGGCACTAATCCTATTGCTGCCTCACTTGGGGGAAGTTCTTCCGGCTTCAGTGGGGGTAATGTTGGTTATAGAGGTGGAGAAAATAGCTATGCTCTTGGAGCAGGAGGGTTTGGAAGGAATACAGGAACTGGTGTAGCCACTTCTTCTACATTTTCTGTCTCAAGTGGTGGCTATGAGGGATCCTATGGGGATTTTTACCGTGGTAGCTCTGTTTATGGTGATCCTACTTGGCAAACTACATCTTCTGAGCTGGATCATTCTGGATCATTTGGTTATGCTCTTGGGAATTCTGAAgatgtggctaacaaagattCTGAGGATTATGGAGTGGCCTATGACATTCCAAATAGACAATCCAATAGAG GAGTATCTGCATAG